The DNA sequence GACCGTCGTCATCATCGGACGTAGCGGCGGCGGCAAAAGTGTGCTATTGAAACACCTTTGCGGGTTGCTCAAGCCAGACAAGGGCAAAGTCCTGGTCGACGGCGTGGACATTGTGCCGCTGGACGAAGAAGAAATAACGCCGATCCGCAAGGAATTTGGTTTTCTCTTCCAGAGCGCGGCGCTCTTCGACTCGATGACGCTGTACGACAACGTGGCGTTTCCGCTGCGCGAGGAACACCTTCCCGAGGCCGAGGTCCGGAAGCGCGTCGAGAGAGCGTTGACCATCGTGGATTTATTGAAGGCCGAAGACAAGAAACCAGCCGAACTCAGCGGCGGCATGCGCAAGCGCGCGGGTTTGGCGCGCGCGGTCGTGGCCGACCCGAAGTACGTGCTCTACGATGAGCCGACGACGGGGCTGGATCCCATTCGCGCCGACAATATCAACCAGTTGATCCGGTGCCTGCATGATCAATTACACGTCACCGGGGTCGCCGTGACGCATGACATGGTTAGTGCGTACAGGATTGCGGATCGTATCGCGATGTTGCACGAGGGAAAGATCCATGTGGTCGGGACCCCAAAAGAGATCCAGGCGACGCAAGACCCCGTCGTGAGGCAATTCATTACAGGCGTGGGTGACGAAACTCAGGAGGTGCAGCGTGGCACAGCAACGGTTCACTGAACTCAGAGTGGGTATTTTTGTGGTGATCTGCCTGGCGTTGGTCGCTGGCTTGATCCTCAAGTTTGGCAAGTACGAGCGGTTGGCGACGAAGACCTACCAGATTACCGTCGTCTTCGCAAACGTCGGAGGCATCGTCAAGGATGCCAGTGTGCTCTACGGTGGGATCGCCGTCGGCAAGGTGCGCGACATCACGCTCGACGAGGAAGGCATGCTAAAAATCTACGTCAAACTGGATATTTATCAGACAGTGAAGATCCGGAGCGATGCCCGATTCGTTATTAACCAATCCGGACTGCTCGGGGACCGCTATGTCGACGTGGTTCCCCAGGGGGCGACCAACGCGTTCCTCGAAGCGGGGGCCACTGTCCAGGGATCTGCAAGCGCAGATCTGACCGAGGCAATCCATGGTGTTGCCGAGGTGTTGCATCAAGCGTCCGGGACAATCGAACGGGTGGACAAGGCCATTCAACGCATCGACGAGACAGTGTTGAGCCGCCAGAGCCTGGACCATATCGACGCGTCGCTGGTCAACCTCGACGTGGCCAGCAGTAACGCCGTCGGCTTGACGTTAAGCCTGCGCAACATTGTCGATGAGAACCGCGGTAAAGTGGACAATACGCTGACACGGTTCTCGGACGCCGCCGATAATCTCAGCAAGACCGCCAGTAATGTCGACCAACTTGTCAGCGCGAATCAGGATGACATCCGCGCGGCGATGAAAAACCTGGCCGAAAGCACCGCACGGGTGAACGATATTCTCGCGCGACTGGAGAAGGGTGAGGGAACCGTCGGTAAATT is a window from the Verrucomicrobiia bacterium genome containing:
- a CDS encoding MlaD family protein: MAQQRFTELRVGIFVVICLALVAGLILKFGKYERLATKTYQITVVFANVGGIVKDASVLYGGIAVGKVRDITLDEEGMLKIYVKLDIYQTVKIRSDARFVINQSGLLGDRYVDVVPQGATNAFLEAGATVQGSASADLTEAIHGVAEVLHQASGTIERVDKAIQRIDETVLSRQSLDHIDASLVNLDVASSNAVGLTLSLRNIVDENRGKVDNTLTRFSDAADNLSKTASNVDQLVSANQDDIRAAMKNLAESTARVNDILARLEKGEGTVGKLLVDPTLHDEIVHLVQNWRKYGLLYKEGNRPTPKTIEEPRRGTVPQPARPVQSGGGTLIFGTDSTPPSR
- a CDS encoding ABC transporter ATP-binding protein; this encodes MINIEGLWKSFGSAEVLRGVDLEIPDGETVVIIGRSGGGKSVLLKHLCGLLKPDKGKVLVDGVDIVPLDEEEITPIRKEFGFLFQSAALFDSMTLYDNVAFPLREEHLPEAEVRKRVERALTIVDLLKAEDKKPAELSGGMRKRAGLARAVVADPKYVLYDEPTTGLDPIRADNINQLIRCLHDQLHVTGVAVTHDMVSAYRIADRIAMLHEGKIHVVGTPKEIQATQDPVVRQFITGVGDETQEVQRGTATVH